Genomic segment of Bacteroides stercoris ATCC 43183:
CAGAAGATTGAGTCTGTGGGAATACCCTTGAAGGATTGGAACATCCAAATCAACTATGGGATAAAAACTGGTTTCAATGATGCTTTTATCATTTCTACCGAAAAGCGTGATGAGATACTAGCGAATTGTCAAACAGAAGATGAACGTGTTCGGACGGCTGAACTTATACGACCGATTCTTCGTGGCAGGGATATCAAGAGATATGAATATGAATGGGCGGACTTGTGGATTATAGCCACATTTCCTTCGCGGCATTATGATATAGAAAGTTATCCTGCGGTGAAAAATTATCTTCTGTCAATTGGCATAGAGCGTTTAGAACAAACAGGAGAAACTCATATTGTTAATGGCAAAAAAATAAAAGCCCGAAAGAAAACTAGTAACGAGTGGTTTGAAACACAAGATAGCATCAGTTATTGGGAGGATTTTTCTAAGCCAAAAATTGTATGGAAAATAATCGGAAACCAAATGGCTTTTGCATATGATGCCAACAATTATGTAATGAACAATGCCTGTTATATTATGACAGGCGATCATTTGGATTATCTGTTGGCAGTATTGAATTTTCCAATAACTGAAGTAACCTTCGTGTAATCATACGAGTCTGTGATTTCCTGCGTTTACGCAGTTTGCTATAAGCAAGATAGGCACGGCGTACATCAAGATACTTGTTACGGGGACGTTGTATGTGCAAGGTCTGGCAATGTTTGCACAGATGACGATGAAGCCATACAATACCTTCCCATAAGAGTTTGGTATCAGTAGGAAAACGCAGATGACTTTCATAACAGGTGGCATCGGTCATACAGACATGAAGGTTCTCAAGATAAGGTTTCCAATGCTCGGCAAGAATGAGCTGGAGGGGCTCAACGTCAAGGCGATGCGCTAGTTCCTGACGAATTGCACTAACGATTTTAGGATTGGTTAGTGGATGAAGCGGATCAATCTGAACACCACAAAACAACTGGTAATGAATATTACCGTTTAAATGCTCAATCAGTTGTGCATCGGAAAAGTTGGTATAGGACTTCAAGACCATCAAGGCTATTTTACCTTCGGGAGAAAAATAACTTTTACGACCCAAAGCAGAGGACTTCAAATGCATTTGTCGGGCCAGTTCCGAGAAAGGAAACAGAGCATGGAGGCGACCTAATTCACTCGTTGCAAAACTTTGACGATATTTTTTTAGCATATCGAACTCGGTAAAACCTAAACGAGGTTCGATTTCTGAGATTTTTTGTATCTTTACCATGTGTTTTTATTTTAGATTACCCCCGTTTTGGCCGTCAAACCGTTTTTTTGGGGGAATGCTTAAAGATACAAAAAAGGCAACTAACTCGCAATGAATTAGTTGCCTTAAATTTTATTATTTTAGGAATATCCCTGTTTTAATGATTGGTGTCTGGAACTGGTTGAGGAGTTATACTATAGACATTTACTGAATGTCCCTGTATAGTGTCGATAATATTAAAGAAAAACTTGTTATCTCCCTATATGCCAAAGGAATGAGCGTGTCAGACATAGAAGAGGAGATGCGTGAAATCTATGAGATAGAACTGTCCACATCAGCTATTTCCATCATCACGAACAAAGTCAACCAGGCTGCTCAGGAATGGCAGAACCGCCCTTTGGATCCGGTCTATCTCATCGTTTGGATGATTCTACCTATTTTGACTTTTCAGCCTATTAATTGTTTTGGTAACTTCGTTCATTAGCTTTTGATTGGAAGTTCTAAATGTGTTAAGTTCTTTGATTATATCTGCTTTATTATAGTATAAATTATACCAGCCTAATGTTTCAGCAGCCAATATGCGAAGTTCTTCTTCTTGGCTTTCATTTTTTATAATGTTCAGTAATGGCTCAATAGCTTTAGCAATAGGTTTATTTCGGAACCTACTTATTTCGCTTTGTATCTGTTTGGTAGTACTTTCCGGACTGTCAATAAGTGCAAAATCTCTTTCAAGTCCTTTCTTTTGGCGAGGAAGGTATTCTAACAATTCATTCACATAGGAAGAATCGTAGAAAGACCAATCGGCAGCCTGTTTCTTCAATTCATTCAAAGCCATATCATGGTCGAACGTGTTGATAGCACTAAAAATTCTGAAACGATGGCGGTTTTCATGTCCGCGTAATAAATAGCTTTCTATCCATGCCGGCAACAATTCCGGATTGCAATTCTTTTCAACGTATTCCACCGCATAACGACGGATCAGTTCATAACTGTCGTTCATGGCTGTCTGCAATACATCGGCAACCTCTGTCGGATAGTTCAAAGCTAATAGGCGTAATGCTTCCAACCGCACAACGAAATAGTTCGATTCGTGGTAACTTTTCTTCAGCAACTCAACGAGACCACTATAATTTGCCATTGACAATTGACGGAGCGCCATTGCCTGCATGTCAGCCATAGGGGAATTCAGCTGTTTTTTCCAGAATGTAACATTTCCTTCCTGCGCAACTAAAGCTTGGTTGATGTCCATATCCAGCCCGGCATTATTGGTGAAGTGAAAAGTCGGGTCACCGATCAGATGATTTTCCAAGAAGCAGGTAAAACGAGTGAACTGCCCGATGCGCATACCGGCAGCTAACAAGCCGAGAAATTCATCCGGCCATTTATCTTGAATGGTGTTAACCGTACATCCCATAGTAGCAATGGTCTTACCCTTATTGAATATATAAGAGCCTACAATGTTGTCATCCAAATGGAAAGAACCGTTGAAACAAGCATCGAACAATATAAAACGCGCATTAGGAGTCAAAAGACGAATATCTTCAGTATAGATATCCATATTACGGTTTACAATGGAATCCGATTTTATTTTCTCCTCATCGAAAGCTTCCGCACACCAACTTTCAGGCACCCCATACTGCTTGGCATATTCTTTGATAGCAGCTTCACGCCCATGTTTCTTGGCGTATGAAGGCACTTTGCTTCGCAAGAATATTTTGGCATTCTCAATACTCAAATTAATACCGGAACCATTTTCATAGCCATTGATATACTGCATGGTGGGGCCACCGTGGTGATGGAATAGCATGACATCTAATCCTTCGCGCTGAATCTCGTTCAAGTATAATGGTTTCATCGGATAGCGCATGTTAAAATCATAGAACTTCACTGTATTACCCGATTTGAATATTTGCGGCAATTGCTCACGTAAGGCTATTTGCTCACCGCTCCATGCCAAAGGATCTTCAGAATTGTAACCATGGCCACGGGCCATAGTCAGTTGGTCAAATGCATTTTGCTTTGCTTTTTCGGCAACTGCCTTTTTTAAGTAATCGCGTAGCATCTGATAACGGTTCTCACCTTCTAAATGTAATGGACGGATACGGGCCGAATAAATATCCGGTGAAATATACTGTTTAGAATCAGCACGCAATGTCATATAATGATAGTCAGGTATCAAACTGTCTTGTTTAATATAATCAAATTTTAATCCGAAGTCATCATAATAACGGTCGGAAGGAACGCTTGATTTCTGCCAATTGGCTTTGGGAGACCTTTTGAAAGCCGAAGATAGATGATGTGCATCACGAATCATTGGAATAGGGATGTCACCTATAAATACGCAACCCTCCAAAGGCGTTTTCTCATTCTCATGCAATTTGACAAGTTGCTCACGAATAGGTTCGGGCCTTTTCCAATCATCAATTAGCAAGTAAGTACCTAAACCTTCTTTTTCTATACTGGTACGATAAGCATCAATTTCACTTTTCGCTTCATCATAACTTTTCTGATCGACTACAATTGCAAAAGTAGTCTTTGTTTTTATACTAGGATGTACAACTGTTTGCGCCTGCATATCCTGTAAGCACAAAGCGGTAATTGCCAAAAGGATGTATTTATTCATATTTATAAACTTAATCTTTTGATTGTCTGTTCAAGCTCTGCTTTTAAATCTTCCGGAAGATTGGCTGTTTGTTGCATCTTCTTTATTTCTTCAAGAATGTGTGGCCGTTGTACAGAATTAGTAAACCAACCTAATGCTTCGGCCATTACTACACGTACTTCCTGTGGATTACCGGCATCACGAATTACATTCAAATAATCATCCACGTGGAAATGGAATGTATAGTTACGCACATTGCGGATTGCACTGATACGTTTTGCTTCCGGTGCAGCTACATCCATCAAGGTCTGATGGACTTTTGCCTCTTGTACAAACATTCTTTCCAGGCTTCTTAGTAATCGTTTTTTCTCTTCGTTTTCATTCAAACGGTCAACTTTTGCATAAAAGTCTTCTATTGTCTTTTCTACTTTCTCTTTCGGATAAAGGCTTAAAGCCTTGTTGGCACTCATTTGTACGCGTAAGCGTTCATTATGTTCGACCAATGCTTCCACAATAGCGGGCAATAAGGAATCGTCACCTACAAATCCAGCATAAATGGCACTTTGGCGAGCTACCATTTCATAAGTATCGTTCAAACCTTCGCGTAATGCTTCGATGAAGTTGTCGTCCTGATAACGGCTCAACAACTTGATAGCTTCCATACGAACCGTATTGAAGCCACTTTCCCGGTACTTCTTCAGGAGCAACGGAGATAATTCCTTTTGGGTATCGGCGTCAGCCAGCATACGCATGGCCAAACTTTGTACATCAGCGTATGGGCTGTTTAACAAATTCTTCCAATAGGCTTTGTCATCTTTGTGTATTGTTATATCGGTACTTAAAGTATTGGCTTCGATAGGAGCAAAACGGAAAGTGGGATCACCAAACAAATGACCTTCAAGTGATACGATTAGCTTATTGTATTGCCCGGCTCGTACACCATGGGACAACAAACCAATCATTTCAATAGTCCAGCGGTCTTGCAATACGTTACGGGTATTTCCTTGTGCTACTAATGTCTGACCGTCATTAAAGATATATTGTCCTGCTATATAGTCGTTTTCGTGAAAAGAACCGTTGTAGCACGCATCAAACATTATCATCTTCGGATTAGTGGAAAGATTTCTCTTCATTAAATCTTCCGTTACGATACGTTCATCAGCGTAGTGAAGAGAGTCTGCTTCCCAGAACTTAGGATTGTCCAGGTCTTTAAAAAACACCTCATTCACTTGTCGTTTTTCCTGCATCTGAATACGTAAGGTGTCTTTGTCACGTTTTCCAACATGGGACATGACTGCATTATAAAGTGTACTCTTCAACATTTTATAACGATTATTGAAATCAGTGCATGCCAATTCATCATTAATAAGCTGCCCTGTTGGCATTCCATGTTCATGAAACATAAATAAGTCAAGGTCCTTTCGTTGCAATTCGCTGAATAACTTATATTTCATAGGGTGTTTCATTCGGAAGTTCCAATGTTTGAATCCCATTTGACGACCAAAAGCTAATGGAAAGTTCTCCATATAAGCTTTTTCGTCATCCATCCATACAATCAGGCAATCGGAATTGTAAGAAGCACCATTGAATGAGAATACCCGATCTAATTGATTATGCTTATCTGCCTTGGCAGCAGCAGCTTTCTTCAGATATGAGGCAATGGCCGCATATTTATCCCCTTCCTTTTTTTCCGGATACTTGATACGAGCTGAATAGAAAGTAGGATTTAGCCGCTGGGGACTGTCTTCTGTCAATTTGTAGTAGAAATGCTGATGATTTACTGAGTCTTGCCTGATGAACTCAAACTTTAAGTTCAGATCATCATAAAAGCGGTCGGTAGGTACGGAAGACTGATCCCAAGGAAAGGCTTTCTCATTCATTTTGAATGCAGTAGTCATGTGTTGCGCATTACGTACCAATGCGACAGGCACATCGCCGATTAAAACCAGACCTTCCAATGAAGGGCATTCTTGATATGTTTTGATGATTATCTGTTTGACTTGATCTGGATTTTGCCAGTCACCGCTGATCAGATAAGTTGCCAAACCATCATCTTCAACCGCAGTTTTGTACTGATGCATGGCATCTTTGGTATTTGCATAAGTTTGGTTATCTGTTATGATAGCAAAAGCGGTAGGTTGTTTGACCAATGGCTTTATGACTGTTGTTTGTGCATTTCCTGCCAATGGCAAAAGAAATGCCAGATATATTATTTTTTTAATCATGGCCAATTAATTTTTAAGTCTGTAATATGTACGGTCGGCTTCTTCACGAAGGTTCTCGGATAAGCTCTTATCTTTTCTCAGTTGATCGCATACCCGAAGGATGTCAGGCTTCCGATAAGAATGAGTGAACCAAGCAAAAGCCTCCAATAAACAGGTTTTTAGCTTTTCACTTTCACTGGAGTCGGTAAGTAAAGCCAAGAGGCCGTCTACACAGGCATGTGCCATATGATTTTTCAGAGAATTGCAATAAAGGATGCGCCAACGTTCGGAAGTTTCTTTGCTTAATAACTCTTTTTGCATGCTACGACTATTATTGGCATTCTCCAAAACCTTACGCATCTCCTCCTTGTCTTGCAACACATAGGTCTCAGCCATTACTTTATCAATTGCCGCCTGTACGGCTGCCTGATCAAAGACTTGAAGCCCCAAACTCACATTAAATGCCACACGCTCGGATAGGTTGTCTTCTACATAGGCTTTGATTTGCGGATAAACATACTCGTTCAGTCCCACATGTTGCATCATACGAACAGAGGTGCGACGAATAAATTCATAGGAATCCGTAATGGCCAAGTGTAAGACTTCCCGGAAGTTTTTGTCACTAATCTTCTCAAGCAATGCCAAGCAGGTGAAACGTACCATCATGAACGAGGAAGTTTCAAAAGTTTTTCTTAATAAATCAGAAATACCCGGATAGTCATTGCGATAAAGGTTGTGCAAAGCAAAATTCTGTATGTCGGCATAGGGCGACTGTAATAACTCCAACATGCGGGACTCGCTATATGGTTCTTTGAACAAAGCATTGGCATCTACCTCATTGATAGATTGAAAACGTAGAGTAGGGTCACCGGTAATGTGCGATTCGAGAATATTCGTCAATTTAGCCCATTGCCCCACTCGTGCTCCCATACCTAACAGGCCGAGCATCTCGTTTGCCATTTTATCTTGCAGTACATTGACTGAATTGGCAAAAGTAGTTACGCATTTTCCTTCCGACATGATATAACGTCCGGCAATGTAATCTTTTTCCCGGAAATCACCATTATAGCATGCATCGAAAATTACCATACGGCTATTAGGCTTAAACTCTGTAACTTCCGACAGGATAATACCGGTGCGCAGGTCTAGTAAAGAATCTTCTGCAATTACTTTGGGATCATCATAGCCTGCAATCCAAGTAGTGTCCAAACCGTATGTGTTTTTCATCATATCCAGCATTTCGTCGAAAGACTTTTTGTTGTTTTGCTTTCTACGCGCTAAACCACGATAATAGTACTTCATTGCATCTACATGAGCATTCCACCTATTAGTAGCGGGACTACCGGAAAGATATTGACGTTCGGGCATACCATGCTCATGAAAAATAGACAAGTCCAGATCTGTGCGTTTCAGCATATTAATGACATCGTCCTTGGGATAATCGCTGAAATTATAACGGATGAAACGGGCCCGTCCCTCTTTATCGAATACGCCCGGCATTTGTTCGCGAATAGTAAAGGTTTCCGGTGTCCATGCAGTCAATGAGTTAGAGTAAGAGCCATCACCTGTATAGGAGAAGAATTGGTCTAATTTATTGTTTATCTGGTGCTCAGCCACCACTTTTTTAAAATAGCGGCTGATTTGCGCATGCGGTTCTTCGCCGTTATCAACAGCTTTGACACGTGCAGAATATATGTCACACCGAATTTGCTGTGGAGATTTTATAGCCAAATTATAATAGAAGAAATTATTTTCGACACTGTCCTGTTTCAAAAAATCGAATTGTAGGTCGAAATCATCGTAGAAACGGTCGCTGGGCACTGAAGAATCTCTCCAGTCATTGTTTTTCTCATCCATTTTAAAAGCGGAAGTCATATGCTGGGCTTTGCGGAGCATTGGAATAGGGATATCACCGACAAATACCACTCCTTCCAATTTATCCTTTTTGTAGAGCTTAACAATAACTTTCTTTACATCTTCCGGTTTATTCCATTCATTGTATACGATGAACGTAGGCAACCCTTCCATTCCTAGAATCTCCTGATAGGCTTTAAGCTCGGCTTCACAAGCCTGAAATGTCCCTTTATCTGTAATTACAGCAAAAGAGGTGTCCTTTACTTTCACAGCCGGTTTAACAAATGTCTGTGCCCGCAGAGATAATATGCTGCAGAGCATCAAACTTCCAGTTATTAATTTACGCATGTTTTGTAATATAGATTTCGTTATGTAGCATTAAAAATTACATCCTAAACTTATCGATAAATGAGTACGCCCATCATAATCATAGTCAGAGGTATTTATACGATCGAATACAACTTTTGCAAATAAGTTCATACGTCTGTTTTCTCTGACTTGTTGCGAATACGTTATCGACCCGCCAATACGATAGTAATCACAGGTATAATAATTAGTCAGCCCTTGTTGTAATTCGGTTACAGTTGGATAGTCTGCATGGCTGCCACCATATACATATTCACCTCCCAGATTATTGTTATACGCAACATGAACATCTATTAAAAGCCTGCGATTCAAACTATTGCCTAAAACAAAATTTTTTTTGCCACCTAAGCCTAAAGATAAATTTTCTGCATTCTGTACAGAATTAGGCATTAAATATTCATCGTCTTGCTTGGTATAATTCACATTCAATTCTGCTTTCCAACTATATTCATTCCCGCGGTTTCTGCTTAATGCATAATTAAGAGAAGCGGTTTGTGCCTTGTACGTAGAACGGATGTTATTATATAATTCCACCCAGCCACTTTGTGATTCAGAGTTATCGCGTTGAGAAATATACTGAATACCATCGATGTTACGATTTGTATATGTGGTTCTCATATAATTGGTATAGTCCTTTCCTTCCTGAATCATCGTTAAAGAAACATGAGCAGTTTTATCTTTTACACCGGCTATTTTTTTAGGAGTCGTATAGCTCTGCTGAACAGTTTCCGCTTTTACATCGTAACTGCCCTCAAGCAGTAAATTGAAAGAGGGCATACTGAAGTTGTACTGGAGAGCTCCACCGAAACGGTCTCCAATATAATTGCTGGTTACACCGCTGCCTATTCCTTTTATGGCTGTTCCCAAACCGTATAATATATAATAGTCCTGATCCACATAAGAGTTGACATTACTCATTCTTGAGTCTTCCTTGATAGAACTATACTTGAAACTTGCACCAAACTTGTGTGAATTATTCAACTTGTAAGTAATCCCCGGCGTCAGTCCCAGCGTATAAAAACGGGTATTCACACGCGGGTCGCGCTGTTTGGCAGCTAATGTAGCTACATAATTACCTTCCAACCCCAATGCCCAATGATTACCAAGTAAAGGAGTAGCTGCACGAAACTTCAGATCGTAATATTGATTTCTCCATTTGCTTAAGTGCTGGTCTGCGACATAGTAAGGCATTCCCCTGAATGGATCGGCAATGGAGGCGTTATATCCGGCATCTGTCAGATTTTTTTGTGCAAAATTAAATGCTCCCCACACATATGCATTTTTCAGATTGATAAAGCCTTCACTGGATACACCTACGATAGCCTCTTTCTGCCCCTCTTGCGGACGGCAATAGTTTCCGTCCTGTAAGTCATATCCCAATATAACATTCGAATAATTCTGAATATCATCGAATGGCATACCGGCAGCATTCTGTGAATGAGACCATAGTCGTCTTGTTTTCAATTGTTCCATAGCGGCGGGAGAGAAGCCCTGTGCCGCTCCCACCATACTTACAAGGCAGGCTATCATTACCAGCAGGCAGCTTTTCATATAGTTCATATATTGTTTTTTCATTGTTCTGTCTTTTTAGTTAATTATTACAATGTGTGATTCCATGAAGGCATTTTTGCTCCATTACGACGCATTACAGGAACAACGCCACGTTCAAAGTCATCCGTACTGTTGTTTGTATCCTGATATATATATGTACCTGTTTCTTCGCGAATAATAGGATTACCTTCTTCGTCTGTGGACAATTTGCGAGCAATACCTAAACCGCAATAAGTAGCTCCTACCCAAGTAATACCTGCATCAAGTACACCGGGGACACGTTTTGCATTCATCTTTGACTCATTGTTTACTGCTTCAACAGCATCCAATACATATTTAATAGGTATTTTTGCATAATAAACATTGCTGTTCGGTTTGCTAAGATCTGTTGTCTTCATATTTTCATCGTTGACCGGATCCCAAGCTTCTCCTTCAGGAACACGAAAAATCACATAAGCACCTCCGAATACGGATGTCAAATATTGTGGTATACTTCCCATCTCTGCTTTTCCTTGGTAGAAAACATGTTGCATATCATAAGCTGCCTGGTCAGGGAAGTTTGGATTATTCATATTAAACTCAAACTCAGAACTACTGCCGTCTATAGGACTTTGAGGGTTATAGATGTCCAACTGATGGTTAGCGGCAAATTGAGAAATGATGCAAGATTCACCTGGCGCTAACGGATATTCGGTTCCATTTCCTGGAAATTTCCACACACGTTCTCCATATGCATAATTATTACCGTCCGCTTCCGGCCAAATAGGTAATTTAGTGGTAGCTGTACCCGGAGTTAAATTTGCGAAATAAATACCGTCCAAATACAAAATGTCAGCAGAGTTATTGTATATCTCATAGAACTGGTCTCGGAAATAGACTCCTCCTTTTTCCGGACGGCTACCGCAATAATAAATCTCCTTGAATATTAATGGGCTCACTTTAAGCCCTTGTACTTCAATATTCAATGCGCTACCATGCTTAAATAATGCCGCATTTACAGAATTGCCATTGATGTAGTATTCATTGTTTTCTGTATCGATCGCTGTACCGGATACTGTTACCGAATAAATTCCGGGGATAATTCCGTCAACTTTCACACTATTATCAGTTACTTCTTTTACATAATGTAAATCTTCATCGTAATTGTCGAACTTTACAGTCAGATCTTTCAGTGTGGATATATTTTCAACGGTAATATCCAAATATACATCCACTGTGATAGGATTCACTTCTGCTGTGCCAGACATGTCCCTGAACGAATCGCATCCTATCAAAAGGGTACTTGCCAATGTAAACAAATATATTAAATATTTTTTCATAACTTCCTAAACATTATAAAGTGAGTGATAATTCCAGCCCAAAGAAAAATCGGTTATTCAATTGAATATATGAACCCGGATTACGTTTGGATTCTCTGCGCGGATAACTTCTGAACATATTGTTGGCAAAGAAAGAAACACGTAGCATATTGCTAATTTCTTTAGTTACATTCAAGTTAAAACAAAAATAAGGACTGTATGATTCTTTTATAGCATTATTATGACTTACATTATTCAACATATATCCATATCCTGCATCCTTTACTTGCTGGGTAGTGGTATATTTCCCCTTGGGAAACATATTTACAGACGCATCTTCCAATGCTAAATAGCCCACAGGTATAGAATCGTTTCCAAATGTATTCCAATTAGACTGCTGCCAAATAGCTTGTGCTGTCATCGTAACAACAAAACCGATACGCGGGATATTGTGAGTGGCACGTAAAGTCGTTACAAATTGTTGTTTGTAACTTGCATTGCCTTCTTGAGAATAAATGGCCACCGGTTTACGGGCTGAAGCAGCATCTTCGCTATTGTCATAGAAGCTATAACCCTGACGCCAACTCTTAGTACGCATCCATGAGCCATTTATTTGGAAGGCCGTACGGATAGCATCAATACGTCCGATATTCAAATCAAATTCTAAACCTTTAGTTTCTATATTTAAATTATTAGTTGGTTTTGCATAAGTAGACAATACCGGTAGGCTACTACTAAGCTCTATCCCGTTTTCTGTGCGCTGGTATTCATTGTAGATAAATGTATTGAAGGTGTTGAAGGTTTGGCTCATTACATAACCATCCTTCAGACGCTCCTTATAAGCTATTACATTCAGATTGGTTTTACCCACTCGTAAATTAAAACCGACTTCTGCTTTATGATTTTGGGCAATCTTCAAATCTGAGTTATCTACTTGCCGAACTTCTGTGGTAGTCATAAACAAGCGCTGGCTTTCCGGAATATTTTCATTGGTAAGCTCATTTATATTGATATATTCAAAATATGCATTTTCTGGATATAAATAGAGAAGAGAAGGCATCTTTGCAGCAATACCGTAACCTCCCTGAAGACTTAATAGATTCGGAATCAAATCAATGGATGCATTTACACGTGGCGAGAAAATGCCTCCTACTACTGAGGTATGATCATAACGCACACCAGCCTGAATGTTCAAATCATGCGTACCGCTTATGGACCATTTGAAATTATCTTCCACATATGCACCAAATTGGTTAATGAAAGGAATATCCTTATAGTTACGTGGACGGAAAGATGAATTATGACCGTATTGACTACGATAAGGAGGAGTACTTGGGGCATAAGTTTTTCCTTTACCAACGTTACCGTCACTCCGGAAATCCGCACCAATCAAGATGCGGTTGTTTACATGACCGCTCGCCTTGAATAGAGAACTCGTCACTTTAGCAAACAAATTAACTTCACGACTATCGATCTCATAGTGTCCCAAATAGCTGCTTGGTAGATAAACAGCATAATGATTTATGTCTTCCGGTCCAAAATTAGTAATTTGATTACCATTGGCATCATAGATATGCTGACCTGCAAAGTTACTAAGTACCGCACCGTTTGTAGTGGTCATGGAATAAGGAGATGTAGCAGAACTGTATACGGTTTCATAATAACTGTCTTTATCCATATACGTACCTGACAATACATAGCGTAGTGTTTTTAACCAGCCCTTATTTATATTCCATGTACCATTGGTATTCAAAGTAAAACCTATATCGCGGCCTTCCGAAGCTGTTTTAGTTTGTTCATCATCAGGATTACGTTCACGTTGATCCTTACCATAAATAAAATCAAAGCTGGAATTGGTACGTAACTTATTATTAAAGAAAGTATTTGAATAGAGCAACTTTGTTGTGGCACGCTGATAGTGCTGGTAACTGGATATTGGATTATTCGTATTATAAGCATAATCTGCACTTACATTTAAAGCGCCTTTCTTTTTTCCAAGTTCAAAACCGGTTCCCATAGACACCTGATAGATATTGGGATTGGCTTTTGCTTTGACACGTAGCGGCTCACGACCAGC
This window contains:
- a CDS encoding HEAT repeat domain-containing protein, producing MIKKIIYLAFLLPLAGNAQTTVIKPLVKQPTAFAIITDNQTYANTKDAMHQYKTAVEDDGLATYLISGDWQNPDQVKQIIIKTYQECPSLEGLVLIGDVPVALVRNAQHMTTAFKMNEKAFPWDQSSVPTDRFYDDLNLKFEFIRQDSVNHQHFYYKLTEDSPQRLNPTFYSARIKYPEKKEGDKYAAIASYLKKAAAAKADKHNQLDRVFSFNGASYNSDCLIVWMDDEKAYMENFPLAFGRQMGFKHWNFRMKHPMKYKLFSELQRKDLDLFMFHEHGMPTGQLINDELACTDFNNRYKMLKSTLYNAVMSHVGKRDKDTLRIQMQEKRQVNEVFFKDLDNPKFWEADSLHYADERIVTEDLMKRNLSTNPKMIMFDACYNGSFHENDYIAGQYIFNDGQTLVAQGNTRNVLQDRWTIEMIGLLSHGVRAGQYNKLIVSLEGHLFGDPTFRFAPIEANTLSTDITIHKDDKAYWKNLLNSPYADVQSLAMRMLADADTQKELSPLLLKKYRESGFNTVRMEAIKLLSRYQDDNFIEALREGLNDTYEMVARQSAIYAGFVGDDSLLPAIVEALVEHNERLRVQMSANKALSLYPKEKVEKTIEDFYAKVDRLNENEEKKRLLRSLERMFVQEAKVHQTLMDVAAPEAKRISAIRNVRNYTFHFHVDDYLNVIRDAGNPQEVRVVMAEALGWFTNSVQRPHILEEIKKMQQTANLPEDLKAELEQTIKRLSL
- a CDS encoding HEAT repeat domain-containing protein; amino-acid sequence: MRKLITGSLMLCSILSLRAQTFVKPAVKVKDTSFAVITDKGTFQACEAELKAYQEILGMEGLPTFIVYNEWNKPEDVKKVIVKLYKKDKLEGVVFVGDIPIPMLRKAQHMTSAFKMDEKNNDWRDSSVPSDRFYDDFDLQFDFLKQDSVENNFFYYNLAIKSPQQIRCDIYSARVKAVDNGEEPHAQISRYFKKVVAEHQINNKLDQFFSYTGDGSYSNSLTAWTPETFTIREQMPGVFDKEGRARFIRYNFSDYPKDDVINMLKRTDLDLSIFHEHGMPERQYLSGSPATNRWNAHVDAMKYYYRGLARRKQNNKKSFDEMLDMMKNTYGLDTTWIAGYDDPKVIAEDSLLDLRTGIILSEVTEFKPNSRMVIFDACYNGDFREKDYIAGRYIMSEGKCVTTFANSVNVLQDKMANEMLGLLGMGARVGQWAKLTNILESHITGDPTLRFQSINEVDANALFKEPYSESRMLELLQSPYADIQNFALHNLYRNDYPGISDLLRKTFETSSFMMVRFTCLALLEKISDKNFREVLHLAITDSYEFIRRTSVRMMQHVGLNEYVYPQIKAYVEDNLSERVAFNVSLGLQVFDQAAVQAAIDKVMAETYVLQDKEEMRKVLENANNSRSMQKELLSKETSERWRILYCNSLKNHMAHACVDGLLALLTDSSESEKLKTCLLEAFAWFTHSYRKPDILRVCDQLRKDKSLSENLREEADRTYYRLKN
- a CDS encoding DUF6850 family outer membrane beta-barrel protein; protein product: MKKQYMNYMKSCLLVMIACLVSMVGAAQGFSPAAMEQLKTRRLWSHSQNAAGMPFDDIQNYSNVILGYDLQDGNYCRPQEGQKEAIVGVSSEGFINLKNAYVWGAFNFAQKNLTDAGYNASIADPFRGMPYYVADQHLSKWRNQYYDLKFRAATPLLGNHWALGLEGNYVATLAAKQRDPRVNTRFYTLGLTPGITYKLNNSHKFGASFKYSSIKEDSRMSNVNSYVDQDYYILYGLGTAIKGIGSGVTSNYIGDRFGGALQYNFSMPSFNLLLEGSYDVKAETVQQSYTTPKKIAGVKDKTAHVSLTMIQEGKDYTNYMRTTYTNRNIDGIQYISQRDNSESQSGWVELYNNIRSTYKAQTASLNYALSRNRGNEYSWKAELNVNYTKQDDEYLMPNSVQNAENLSLGLGGKKNFVLGNSLNRRLLIDVHVAYNNNLGGEYVYGGSHADYPTVTELQQGLTNYYTCDYYRIGGSITYSQQVRENRRMNLFAKVVFDRINTSDYDYDGRTHLSISLGCNF
- a CDS encoding DUF4876 domain-containing protein, with the protein product MKKYLIYLFTLASTLLIGCDSFRDMSGTAEVNPITVDVYLDITVENISTLKDLTVKFDNYDEDLHYVKEVTDNSVKVDGIIPGIYSVTVSGTAIDTENNEYYINGNSVNAALFKHGSALNIEVQGLKVSPLIFKEIYYCGSRPEKGGVYFRDQFYEIYNNSADILYLDGIYFANLTPGTATTKLPIWPEADGNNYAYGERVWKFPGNGTEYPLAPGESCIISQFAANHQLDIYNPQSPIDGSSSEFEFNMNNPNFPDQAAYDMQHVFYQGKAEMGSIPQYLTSVFGGAYVIFRVPEGEAWDPVNDENMKTTDLSKPNSNVYYAKIPIKYVLDAVEAVNNESKMNAKRVPGVLDAGITWVGATYCGLGIARKLSTDEEGNPIIREETGTYIYQDTNNSTDDFERGVVPVMRRNGAKMPSWNHTL